From the genome of Heliangelus exortis chromosome 23, bHelExo1.hap1, whole genome shotgun sequence:
aagaaacaggTGTGTTGAGTCTTCAGCACTGGTTTAGATTGACAGACTAGAGGCttggtcttaagttgtgccaggggaggtttaggttggacatgagaaagaatttctttctggagagggtgatcagccattggaatgggctgcccagggaaggggtggattctccatccctggagatatttcaaaagagcctggatgtggcactcagtgccatgggctgggaaccacggggggagtggatcaagggttggacttgatgagctctgaggtcccttccaacccagcccattctatgattctatgactgtgCTGTCAGACTTTATCCACATGCAGGTGAAGTTGAGGTGTCTCccaggagggaggtgggagccTGTAGGGAAGGAGGCTCTGCCTACCTTGCTGGCCATGCCTTCCAGTACCACTCTAGTTTGCAGCTCCTTGTGCTTCAGTGCCTCAACTTGGCTCTGGATTGCTTCTTGGGCCTCCTGCTGCTTGCGGATGTGGTACCGGCTGGTCAGAACCTCTGTCCGTAGCTGGCTGACTGTCTCCTGTAACTTGGTGATCAGCTCGTTCTGCTCAGCCAGTTTAGATTCTTGTTCTGCAACAACCTGAGGAGATGCATAAATGAAGCTGTTACTGTGAGGAAGAAAGTGAGCAGGCTTGGCAGCAGCTTCCCACTCTCTGGTCCAAATGCTTCTTGTATTTCCTGGGCAGAACCTACAGGCTAACAACCTTGCCAGTGCTGGTAACTCTCATTACACTTGGTGCTTTCTCTAGAACTACTGGATTGAGTAGGGCTTTTATAATGAGGCGCACTCCTCCAAGGCTAAAACAAACACAACTAAGCAGCTAAGGTGAGAATCCTCTGTAGCAGCTTTGGCAAAAACTACCTGCTGAAGACTGTAGTTCTCCTTCCCCATCGTCGCTATCATTTCGTCGTGTTTCCGTTCATCTCTCAGGCTGCAAaacttaaaaagagaaaagagaccTCAGCTTTGCAGTTCACAAATGCCCCTCCTGGCTATGAGAGAAGGGACTGCTGCAAGAAGCCCAAAttcccagctgccagctctcctAAAAGCAGTGGCCACCGTGGTCTCAGGGTGGTACCTTGGCAGACATGGCTTGTAGCTGATGTTCTCTCTTTCTGATCTGCTTCTGGAgcatttccttttcagatttGATTTTCCGAAGCTGGGATTCTTGGATCTCCAGTTGTCTTTGCAAAGAAGAGATGGTACCTGTAAGGTTGGAGTACCTGCTGTTAAGCAAACTGAatccctgcaaaaaaaaaacccttcatgGCTCCTTTTTTCAGGTCAGCTGTGTTGCAACCATCTGTGTGGGTGAAGCTGATGCTACAGCCACAGCAACACCAGTTGGTAATGCAGTTTGTAGTGCTTTGCTGGGATGTGTTAGTGAGCCTAACTTCACTGGGTGAGGCAGGAGCTACTCTGAGAACTCTGAATGTTGGTAGCACAAGCAGAGGTTTGCCAGCGTGCTGAAAATCTCCTGCATGCCCCAGAATACCACTTGGAGCTttctctgctgggttttttcaggTACTGGTAAGGGGAGAGTGGCTTCAAAACAAGCAGCATTTCAGCCTCTCTGTAAGCAGCACTTGAAAGCAGGAGGCTTTGTGCTTACCAGGACCTAACCTAGAATTTTTTCTAGGTAAAAGGAGCAGAATCACAAGAAGATGGAAGTCAGTAGCCAGGAGAAGACAGTGATTCCTTCCCGGGTACCTGTGGCTATGCTGTAGTcatcctttgctttctgcagttcCTCGCTGAGCTCTTGCTCGGCACTCTGCATCTCGGTGAGCTTTGCCACACGCACCTACAGCTTCAAGACCCCACGAGCGTCCGTGTCGGTGACAGCTTCACCGGGGGGGGCAGCTTCACCTGACCTGGATCCACGTCCTGGAGAGGAGTGAGAGGACTCCCGTGCAGAGAGGTGGGTGCAGAAGCCGGAGCTCAGCCGGCGGTCACCTCCCTGGTGCCTGGGAAGGCGATTTGTCCCCTCTCCCGGCGCCGCCAGGGCACGGAGCACTGGGTGTCGGACGGATGGGGACCGGGGGTTCCCTCGGGGCAGGGGCCGCTCCGCCTCCCGCTCGCTGCCAGGCAACGGCGGCGGGTCCGAACCTTCCGCTTCCGGAGCGACCGGGACCCGGGGGAGGttggaggggggggttggtgagggggggggggggtcggggCCGCCGCCATGGGGCGGAAGAAGAAGACGCTTCACGATTACGCGGCCGAATTCTCGGAGCTGTCGGTGAAACGGCACCTGCTGGagcgcggcggggccggggagGCGGCGGTGGTGGAGACGCTGTACTgcacctcctgccagctgcccaTGCGGGTCCGCCGCGACCGCAtcctggagcacctctcctccGGCCGGCACTACCGCAACCGCCGCCTGCTCCGCCAGCACGGCCTGCGGGCCCCGCTCCTCCTGTGAGTGCCCGGCCAAGGGGCTTCTTCCCTTCCATCGGGTTAaaccccccctcctctccctttccgTCCCTCCCCGCCTAATCCCTCCTCTTGTCTCgcccagctctgcaggtccAGACGTCGGTCCCGGCTTGCCCCTGCAGCTCGACGcgccctccctgctctcccagccctccaTCATCCTGGCCGGTACCAGCACCACCTACGGCATGGTCCCCTCGCCGCCCTCCTGCCACAAGcctctctttcccctcttccccctcgCCGCCAGCGGGGCCGCTCCCAGGGAAGACCCCGCTCCCTCCACCAGTTGCCCCCCGGCTCTTCCCACCCTCCACACCAGGATCGCGCCCGCACCCCCGAAACGGCGCAGCCCGAGCGGGGCCGTCACCGAGGCCTCCGACAGCTCCGTGCCCGCCGGGCAGCAGGGCAGCGGGGTCGGGCTCGCCCTCTTCGGCGCAGGGTTGGCTCACAAAGCCTTGTTTCAAAGCCTGATGGAGGAACACGGCTGCAGCTTGCTCTACGTCGTGGAGGAtgagctggaggaggtggaaCGCGCCTTCGGGGCTGAGTTCCTGGCTGGCACCAGGGTGCTGAGGCAGCAGGACGCCGATGTGGCACTCGGCGATCAGAGGTACTGCCCATCACTTAACTCCTCTGCTCGGTTCTTCCAGGGTCGGTTCTTCTTCTGGGTGTGGGGCTTGCTTCCCCTCGCTGGAAATTGCCACTGTGCCATAGCAACCCCAGACCTTGTCTGTGGGAGCAGAGTGGGATGGAAGGGCTGCTGCAGGATAAGCCTTATGTACCACTTCATCAGAAATCCCTGAAGGGCTTGGTTTGACTCCTGTGCCCAGAATCGGTGCAAACTCAGAGGAGTTTAGTTGCAGGCAGTTTTGTTAAGAGGTATAAAAGGGTCCTTATTGGCCTCCGTTGCCATAGAGCAATAAACAGCAGGCTGCCCTTCTGCATAGCAGGTTTTCTGCCACAAATTAGCTGTCTGAGTTTGGTGGCTCTTTTGTAGCTGTCTGAAATCAGCAAGGATTGCTGTAAATAGGAAAGATTGTGATGTTTTGCTTTACAGTTGAACTGAGGAAGTAACATCTAGTGATGTGGTTACAGTTTGTTCTAACattggtattttaaatataactgCAAAAGTGAAAGGCACAGCTTCTCAGAAAGATGGATTTGGTGTTAGAAACTAAATACTGGTAGTAAGCTCAGATATACTGatggcttctgcagcagctgtacCACATACTTTCAGTTTCAGTGTATGTGGTACCCTGCAGGCTTTAACTTGTGTTCAGAGCACACCTTTGGAAGCCTTTCTTCTTCAAGGTGCAGGAAAAGCAATGTAATTCCATCATGCCACTTGTCACTGTAACCTCTGTATGTCATCCCAAACCTCTGTATGTCATCCCAAACCTCTATATGTCATCCCAAACCTCTGTATGTCATCCCAAACCTCTATATGTCATCCCAAACCTCTGTATGTCATCCCAAACCTCTATATGTCATCCCTTACCTCTGTATGTCATCCCAAACCTCTGTATGTCATCCCAAACCTCTATATGTCATCCCAGACCTCTATATGTCATCCCATACCTCTGTATGTCATCTCAAACCTCTGTATGTCATCCCAAACCTCTATATGTCATCCCTTACCTCTATATGTCATCCCTTACCTCTGTATGTCATCCCAAACCTCTATATGTCATCCCAAACCTCTATATGTCATCCCTTACCTCTATATGTCATCCCAAACCTCTATATGTCATCCCAAACCTCTATATGTCATCCCATACCTCTGTATGTCACCCCAAACCTCTATATGTCATCCCTTACCTCTGTATGTCATCCCAAACCTCTGTATGTCATCCCAAACCTCTATATGTCATCCCAAACCTCTATATGTCATCCCAGACCTCTATATGTCATCCCATACATCACCCTTGCAAGCAGGTACTAATCCAGAACattggggggggggttctgtctttttttttttttttttaaacccttccTCAAAGTTTAAAGCAGCCACTGTGAAAATAACCCTAACTGCAACAAGCTTTAGCACATTATTCATTCTGGTGAAAAAGCTGCCCTCACAAAGACCTTTCTCTTGACTTCTTCAGAGTCTCTGGAGCCATTGTTTGTTTGCCCCCTGAAGATGCCTCTGAGGTTGTGATAGAAGCTTTGCGAGCAGGTAAGAGAGGCCTCAAGGCTCACACCTTGAGGCTTGCTCAGCTCATTAAATGTGAATGCTTCTTGTTTCAGCAGTGTCCCTTGAGTTGTTCAGGCTATCTGGTTGTGTAATTAAGGATAAATTAGTGCAGTAATGTTTCACTGATGTTTCCTAGAGTGGAATGATGGACGCGTTCTCGCAAGATTAAAACGTTCTGTTTATCCTGCCTGTGGTGCTGTGTTCTCTGCCTTTTTGCACAGGGAAAGGTGTGTTTTGTGAGAGGCTGCCCAGTTTTGACAGGCAGATGGCAGAAGCTTGTTTTGATGAAGCTGACAGATGTGGAAGACCCCTGGTGTGTGGATTCTACAAGTAAgaccagcatttttttcccgATTTATACGTGATAAGCACATGTCTGGAAGCAACATCAATTCCAGGCTTTCCCAAATTTGTCCCTGAACAAACTTAGCTTTTCACTGTTGCTTGTTAACTTTGTTCATCTGGGAGTTAATTGGACTGGATTGATTCTTTATGCTTATGGAGATAAAATCTCCCTGTCATTAATAAAAGTTCTCAAATAAAAGTTCTCTCTAATGGATGCTAATGGAACCCAAACAAAGCTTTCAAGGTGTGAAAGTtccatctttgttttttaaaatgggcAAAGGCAGTTGGGGTCCACATTTCCTCAGTCCTCTTGAGGTTTTGCAAACAACTGCAGCTGGTAGGAGcttcagagaaggaaatatTGTGGTGGTGCTGTGCCATTCTCTGAGGTGGTTTCTTGGTCTGTGGTTTTAGGATGGTTttaggatgttttttttttttgctcgTGGTTTTTCGTGCACGTGCTGGGTCAGGCAGAGCTCTGATTTGGTTTTATGTCCATGCACTGCAGTGGTGGCAGCAAGCACCTGGGTgacctcctcttctcccaaaGGCTGTGCCACATCCCTTGTTTCTCTTTGCAGGCGTTTTGACCCAGCCCTGCAGTTCCTGTACAAGAAGGTCCGTGACAGCCAGGCCCTGGGGAGGATCCACAGGATATCTGCCATCAGCAGCATCTACCCAGCCTCCCCTCTGAGCTTCCTCAAAACATCAGGTCCTCAGCAGCTCTCTTCTCAAAAGTTTGTTCTCAAAAGGCTGGAAATGTCTCGTGTGGTGGTGGGAAGTCCCCTGTGTTTGTGTAGCATGGGTTTTCTTTTGAGAAGCATTTTCCTTACCAGGAAAATTGcactttt
Proteins encoded in this window:
- the CCDC27 gene encoding coiled-coil domain-containing protein 27; the protein is MQSAEQELSEELQKAKDDYSIATGTISSLQRQLEIQESQLRKIKSEKEMLQKQIRKREHQLQAMSAKFCSLRDERKHDEMIATMGKENYSLQQVVAEQESKLAEQNELITKLQETVSQLRTEVLTSRYHIRKQQEAQEAIQSQVEALKHKELQTRVVLEGMASKFERYRSKIIQATFSAAGSKPPQAELTDEEVLEAMQKIINERMEFYQMLKQNNIKVPPLYNDTAASAKGRKQSHVG
- the LOC139806731 gene encoding myo-inositol 2-dehydrogenase-like; this encodes MGRKKKTLHDYAAEFSELSVKRHLLERGGAGEAAVVETLYCTSCQLPMRVRRDRILEHLSSGRHYRNRRLLRQHGLRAPLLLSAGPDVGPGLPLQLDAPSLLSQPSIILAGTSTTYGMVPSPPSCHKPLFPLFPLAASGAAPREDPAPSTSCPPALPTLHTRIAPAPPKRRSPSGAVTEASDSSVPAGQQGSGVGLALFGAGLAHKALFQSLMEEHGCSLLYVVEDELEEVERAFGAEFLAGTRVLRQQDADVALGDQRVSGAIVCLPPEDASEVVIEALRAGKGVFCERLPSFDRQMAEACFDEADRCGRPLVCGFYKRFDPALQFLYKKVRDSQALGRIHRISAISSIYPASPLSFLKTSGGIFYNAAVHEIDIVSLLLGESAPDTIFSLGHAFCADMACLKDADSVAVSMKFPSGAIVTLDISQHCTKSCEQRLQVQGSQGTLRVDNQNPLGITEHGTSVSLYSQTQADRFRDAHRELFRHFLRTLKGKESPVITKEQFLWTIQVAAAAEQSWRNGSAVDLRNEAMDSSVIKTEIM